In Streptomyces sp. P9-A4, a single window of DNA contains:
- a CDS encoding endonuclease/exonuclease/phosphatase family protein: MRGPGGWTRGRGSGRVIAALACVTAGLLAFHSVLPNSPGRLGSLLESFLPWLGPVVVLLVVLALIRRSVVALVALLLPVAVWSHSYGVLLLPSGSPNGRELVVVQHNVSDENPDPAGTARALAAAGPDLIALQELVDPARREYEAVLTPEYPYHVVHGTVGLWSRHPLADARPLDIKPRDIAEGWSRALRAVVRTPSGDVVAYVAHLPSVRVGAGGLASARRDESAGLLGRVLAAERADRVVLLGDLNGTVDDRGLAPLTSRLGAPERGFAFSFPAGLPVARIDQVLARGAVVRSIRTLPATGSDHLPVTARIAPR, encoded by the coding sequence GTGCGTGGACCGGGAGGCTGGACGCGCGGTCGCGGTTCCGGGCGGGTGATCGCCGCACTGGCCTGTGTCACGGCGGGGCTCCTCGCCTTCCATTCCGTCCTGCCCAACTCCCCCGGTCGGCTGGGCAGTCTGCTGGAGTCCTTCCTGCCGTGGCTGGGGCCGGTGGTCGTCCTCCTCGTCGTCCTGGCGCTGATCCGCCGGTCCGTCGTGGCGCTGGTGGCCCTGCTGCTGCCCGTCGCCGTCTGGAGTCATTCGTACGGCGTGCTGCTGCTCCCCTCCGGCTCGCCGAACGGGCGCGAGCTCGTCGTCGTACAGCACAACGTCAGTGACGAGAACCCCGATCCGGCGGGAACCGCCCGTGCCCTCGCCGCCGCCGGGCCCGATCTGATCGCGCTCCAGGAGCTGGTGGATCCGGCACGGCGGGAGTACGAGGCGGTGCTCACCCCGGAGTACCCGTACCACGTGGTGCATGGCACGGTCGGCCTCTGGTCCCGCCATCCGCTCGCCGATGCGCGGCCGTTGGACATCAAGCCCCGGGACATCGCGGAGGGCTGGAGCCGCGCGCTGCGCGCCGTGGTGCGCACGCCGTCCGGGGACGTCGTCGCGTACGTGGCGCATCTGCCGTCCGTACGGGTGGGGGCCGGCGGCCTCGCCTCCGCCCGGCGCGACGAGAGCGCCGGACTGCTGGGCCGGGTGCTGGCCGCCGAGAGGGCGGACAGGGTGGTCCTTCTCGGCGACCTCAACGGGACGGTCGACGATCGTGGCCTGGCGCCCCTGACCTCGCGGCTGGGCGCTCCCGAGCGCGGCTTCGCGTTCAGCTTCCCGGCCGGTCTGCCGGTGGCCCGCATCGACCAGGTCCTGGCGCGCGGGGCCGTGGTCCGGTCGATCCGCACGCTGCCCGCCACCGGCAGTGACCATCTTCCCGTGACCGCGAGGATCGCCCCGCGCTGA
- a CDS encoding DUF4132 domain-containing protein encodes MAWLAAGEGYEITLDDGRVVARRSGGRQLKSLPKALRDHPETDRLRQLGEWLDRHAAACVAQVDTWMVSSLPVPTELIARVWPDEAWQSALRDMAVVGDDPDEVGFLRDVTADGELKTVDLDGETVRLSPRTVTLPHPVRLPDLDDVRDFAAELGITQRVEQIHRATWARPTAGHAETATEVRDYAGGKFASRFGLAARATGLGYRVSGGYATCKVRDGGRGTEASVWIGEPYWEGESETGALSWHDEEGRAVRLSEVGPVAWSEGMRMAAALYAGRTIEEGENA; translated from the coding sequence ATGGCGTGGCTTGCAGCGGGTGAGGGATACGAGATCACCCTTGATGACGGACGGGTGGTCGCCCGGCGTTCCGGGGGGCGGCAGTTGAAGAGCCTCCCGAAGGCCTTGCGCGACCATCCGGAGACCGACCGGCTGCGGCAGCTCGGCGAATGGCTGGACCGGCACGCGGCCGCGTGCGTGGCGCAGGTCGACACCTGGATGGTGTCCTCGCTGCCGGTGCCGACCGAGCTGATCGCCCGGGTGTGGCCGGACGAGGCGTGGCAGTCCGCCCTCCGTGACATGGCCGTGGTCGGCGACGACCCGGACGAGGTCGGCTTCCTCCGCGACGTCACCGCGGACGGTGAGCTGAAGACGGTGGACCTCGACGGCGAGACCGTACGGCTCTCCCCGCGCACGGTGACCCTCCCCCATCCCGTGCGTCTGCCCGACCTGGACGACGTCCGGGACTTCGCGGCCGAACTGGGCATCACCCAGCGGGTGGAGCAGATCCACCGCGCCACCTGGGCGAGGCCCACCGCCGGGCACGCGGAGACGGCGACGGAGGTACGGGACTACGCGGGAGGGAAGTTCGCCTCGCGCTTCGGGCTCGCGGCGCGGGCCACCGGGCTCGGCTACCGCGTGTCCGGCGGCTACGCCACGTGCAAGGTGCGCGACGGGGGCCGCGGCACGGAGGCGTCCGTCTGGATCGGCGAACCGTACTGGGAAGGGGAGTCGGAGACCGGCGCCCTGAGCTGGCACGACGAGGAAGGCCGCGCGGTGCGGCTGAGCGAGGTCGGGCCGGTGGCCTGGTCCGAGGGGATGCGCATGGCCGCGGCGCTGTACGCCGGCCGCACGATCGAAGAGGGTGAGAACGCGTGA
- a CDS encoding acyl-CoA dehydrogenase family protein, producing the protein MPGHGTALETDPGLARERLVAAVTEAAVTELRPVAERTALDGVPPAHLDELARRGAYGLVGYEPSRGSGCTHDQVVREVHEILSAVDPSTWFVYTQHFAMVKALTKSDNTELRERWLPELVAGGRHATAGFAYLRHPSPPVTAVQVEGGWRLRGRMPWMTGWTITDTAILGAVTPDDRALFARVDSGPEARNGLVAVDSPPLWAMGGTHTTAVEVRDVLVPHEDVISLEPRQDWALAYDTENANAHPAVFGHLRAAVDLLLDAAPRAGAAYETLAHGLADQAARLRTEAYALRDELPPDKELTARTEIRAAALDIGVRAATACVAATGGRAVQYGNTAGRLAREALFHLIQAQTPQLREATAGITLTGI; encoded by the coding sequence ATGCCGGGACATGGCACGGCCCTGGAGACGGACCCGGGACTGGCCCGGGAACGCCTGGTCGCCGCCGTCACCGAGGCGGCGGTCACCGAGCTGCGCCCGGTCGCGGAGCGCACGGCACTGGACGGTGTTCCCCCGGCCCACCTGGACGAGTTGGCCCGGCGAGGGGCGTACGGGCTCGTCGGATACGAGCCGTCGCGGGGGAGCGGGTGCACCCACGACCAGGTGGTGCGCGAGGTCCACGAGATCCTCTCGGCCGTCGATCCGTCGACCTGGTTCGTGTACACCCAGCACTTCGCGATGGTGAAGGCGCTGACCAAGAGCGACAACACCGAGCTGCGCGAACGCTGGCTGCCCGAACTGGTCGCGGGCGGGAGACACGCCACCGCCGGCTTCGCGTACCTCCGTCATCCCAGCCCGCCCGTGACCGCCGTGCAGGTCGAGGGCGGCTGGCGGCTGCGGGGCCGTATGCCCTGGATGACCGGCTGGACCATCACGGACACGGCGATCCTGGGCGCGGTCACTCCCGACGACCGGGCCCTCTTCGCACGGGTCGACAGCGGGCCGGAAGCCCGGAACGGGCTGGTCGCCGTCGACTCCCCACCGCTGTGGGCGATGGGCGGAACACACACGACGGCGGTGGAGGTCCGGGACGTCCTCGTGCCGCACGAGGACGTGATCTCCCTGGAACCCAGGCAGGACTGGGCGCTCGCCTACGACACGGAGAACGCGAACGCCCACCCGGCCGTCTTCGGCCACCTGCGGGCGGCCGTCGACCTGCTGCTCGACGCCGCGCCACGGGCGGGGGCCGCGTACGAGACCCTCGCCCACGGGCTGGCCGATCAGGCCGCCCGGCTCCGCACCGAGGCCTACGCCCTGCGTGACGAGCTCCCGCCGGACAAGGAGCTGACGGCCCGGACCGAGATCCGGGCCGCAGCCCTGGACATCGGCGTCCGGGCCGCCACCGCCTGTGTGGCGGCGACCGGAGGCCGAGCCGTCCAGTACGGCAACACCGCGGGCCGGCTCGCCCGCGAGGCGCTCTTCCACCTGATCCAGGCCCAGACCCCACAACTGCGCGAGGCCACCGCGGGCATCACGCTCACCGGCATCTGA
- the ligA gene encoding NAD-dependent DNA ligase LigA, whose translation MTTSPAAEAMSGLPDLPVLTDRDEYEAALRSLREASRQYYDDGDSVMDDTAYDRLRLAVLAWERENPDEVATDSPTGLVADGAAPAGDIAHTTRLLSLDNVFDAEGLVAWGASVQRRLGRAPAGGFTVEPKIDGAAVAARYRAGRLVQVITRGDGSHGEDVSHVIGQIDGLPEQLEQEVTVEVRGEVAFTQEQFETANEVRTAHGAQVFANPRNGTAGTLRAKDRPYRLRMTFWAYGAVELDGTPFPPEDAAATHAETLSAVATAGVCTTAASPAGLAVVPDLAEAQRRIDAIAATRAELPVGIDGVVVKLNDTAEQTAAGTGTRFPYWAIAVKLPAVERQTVLEDVVWEVGRTGVLAPTAILAPVEIDGSTVTRATLHNPADIRRRDLHLGDTVTVYKAGDIIPRVQAAVVALRPAGAREVPLPETCPHCDGAIDKRQERWRCAKGTACALPALIEYAAGREMLDIDGLGRTYVAALVGSCDVTDIADLFTLTVDQLTAASGSAKRAAKLAEQIETARTRPLNRVFCALGVLGTGRSMSRRIARHFRTMDAIRRADAAEMQDVEGIGPEKAPVIVEQVAALAPVIDKLIAAGVNMTEPEDPSAGQGGGPLEGKVVVVTGKMAGPLEGFGRSEMNALIEKAGGRAGSSVNAKTSILVAAPSANGKPSSKAVKAAELGVEVLAPEAFAELVADCLT comes from the coding sequence ATGACGACTTCTCCCGCCGCTGAGGCGATGTCCGGCCTGCCCGACCTGCCCGTGCTGACCGACCGTGACGAGTACGAGGCCGCGCTCCGAAGCCTGCGCGAAGCCTCGCGGCAGTACTACGACGACGGTGACAGCGTCATGGACGACACCGCGTACGACCGGCTTCGGCTGGCCGTGCTGGCCTGGGAGCGCGAGAACCCCGACGAGGTCGCCACGGACTCTCCCACCGGGCTTGTCGCCGACGGCGCCGCCCCGGCCGGCGACATCGCGCACACCACCCGGCTGCTGAGCCTGGACAACGTCTTCGACGCCGAAGGGCTGGTGGCCTGGGGCGCCTCCGTCCAGCGCCGGCTGGGCCGTGCTCCTGCCGGCGGCTTCACCGTCGAGCCCAAGATCGACGGCGCGGCCGTGGCCGCCCGGTACCGCGCCGGACGCCTCGTCCAGGTCATCACCCGGGGGGACGGCAGCCACGGCGAGGACGTCAGCCATGTCATCGGCCAGATCGACGGCCTCCCCGAACAGCTCGAGCAGGAGGTCACCGTCGAGGTCAGGGGCGAGGTCGCCTTCACCCAGGAGCAGTTCGAGACGGCGAACGAGGTCCGCACCGCCCACGGCGCGCAGGTCTTCGCCAACCCCCGCAACGGCACCGCGGGCACCCTGAGGGCGAAGGACCGCCCGTACCGGCTCCGCATGACCTTCTGGGCCTACGGCGCGGTCGAACTGGACGGGACACCCTTCCCGCCCGAGGACGCGGCGGCGACGCACGCCGAGACGCTGTCCGCGGTGGCCACCGCCGGCGTGTGCACGACGGCGGCCTCCCCCGCGGGCCTCGCCGTCGTCCCCGACCTCGCCGAGGCCCAGCGGAGGATCGACGCGATCGCCGCCACGCGCGCGGAGCTGCCGGTCGGCATCGACGGCGTGGTCGTCAAACTGAACGACACCGCCGAGCAGACGGCGGCCGGCACAGGTACGCGGTTCCCCTACTGGGCCATCGCGGTCAAACTGCCCGCGGTCGAGCGGCAGACCGTCCTGGAGGATGTCGTGTGGGAGGTCGGGCGCACCGGGGTCCTGGCACCGACCGCGATCCTCGCCCCCGTCGAGATCGACGGCTCCACCGTGACCCGGGCCACCCTGCACAACCCCGCCGACATCCGCCGGCGCGACCTCCACCTCGGCGACACCGTCACCGTCTACAAGGCCGGTGACATCATCCCGCGCGTCCAGGCCGCCGTGGTCGCGCTCCGCCCCGCCGGAGCGCGCGAGGTGCCGCTGCCGGAGACCTGCCCCCACTGCGACGGCGCGATCGACAAGCGCCAGGAACGGTGGCGCTGCGCCAAGGGCACCGCCTGCGCCCTCCCGGCGTTGATCGAGTACGCCGCCGGGCGCGAGATGCTCGACATCGACGGCCTCGGCAGGACGTACGTGGCCGCCCTGGTCGGCTCCTGTGACGTCACGGACATCGCGGATCTCTTCACCCTGACCGTCGACCAGCTCACCGCCGCCTCCGGCAGCGCCAAGCGGGCCGCGAAGCTCGCCGAGCAGATCGAGACCGCCAGGACCCGCCCCCTCAACCGGGTCTTCTGTGCCCTGGGCGTCCTGGGCACGGGCCGCAGCATGTCCCGCCGTATCGCCCGTCACTTCCGCACCATGGACGCGATACGCCGGGCCGACGCGGCGGAGATGCAGGACGTGGAGGGCATCGGCCCGGAGAAGGCCCCGGTCATCGTCGAGCAGGTGGCCGCGCTGGCCCCCGTCATCGACAAGCTGATCGCGGCGGGGGTCAACATGACCGAGCCCGAGGACCCGTCGGCCGGCCAGGGCGGCGGACCGCTGGAGGGCAAGGTCGTCGTGGTCACCGGCAAGATGGCCGGACCGCTGGAGGGGTTCGGCCGCTCCGAGATGAACGCCCTGATCGAGAAGGCCGGCGGGCGAGCGGGAAGCAGCGTCAACGCCAAGACGTCCATCCTCGTCGCCGCCCCGTCCGCGAACGGCAAGCCCAGCTCGAAGGCGGTCAAGGCCGCCGAACTCGGAGTGGAGGTGCTCGCACCGGAAGCCTTCGCCGAACTGGTCGCGGACTGCCTGACGTGA
- a CDS encoding lamin tail domain-containing protein encodes MLQATPAHAAPADDIRINEVVTTGGVEDSVELYNKGGASVDISGWILKDDQSGSKYKIPSGTSLAPGAFRAFDVHGSFGLGSADKARLYLPDGSTLVDGFTWTTHSAPSWSRCPDGTGAFKSAALTLGAPNDCGGTGGGSTTPVAWPGGTAVATADGSDVFGEDLSGLHQEGGVMWAAQNSGKLWRLVGDGSGGWKPDTANGWSAGKTLRFPTGSGSPDSEGVTLTGTGSAGGVFVASERNGDASGTSRLSVLRYDATGTAGTLTAAKEWNLTSDLSSVGSNLGFEGITWVPDAALTGAGFKDASTGAAYDPARYGAHTGGVFFVGVEGTGTVHGYVLADSGAFTRVATVSSGMSGVMEVQWEPGASRLWAVCDDTCGGQHRTLQVNAAGAFAVTAVYNRPAGMADLNNEGFSVSGAEACAGGSKPVYWSDDSNTGGHALRRGTITC; translated from the coding sequence GTGCTTCAGGCGACGCCGGCCCACGCGGCCCCGGCCGACGACATCCGGATCAACGAGGTGGTGACCACCGGTGGCGTCGAGGACTCCGTCGAGCTGTACAACAAGGGCGGCGCGAGCGTCGACATCTCCGGCTGGATCCTCAAGGACGACCAGAGCGGCTCGAAGTACAAGATCCCCTCCGGGACCTCGCTGGCTCCCGGTGCGTTCCGCGCCTTCGACGTGCACGGCTCGTTCGGTCTGGGCTCCGCCGACAAGGCGCGCCTCTACCTGCCGGACGGCAGCACCCTCGTCGACGGCTTCACCTGGACCACGCACTCGGCGCCCTCCTGGTCGCGCTGCCCCGACGGCACCGGCGCGTTCAAGTCCGCCGCCCTCACCCTGGGCGCCCCCAACGACTGCGGCGGGACCGGCGGCGGTTCGACCACCCCGGTGGCCTGGCCGGGCGGCACCGCGGTGGCCACCGCCGACGGCTCCGACGTCTTCGGAGAGGACCTCAGCGGCCTCCACCAGGAGGGCGGTGTCATGTGGGCCGCGCAGAACTCCGGCAAGCTCTGGCGCCTGGTGGGCGACGGCTCGGGTGGCTGGAAGCCGGACACCGCGAACGGCTGGTCCGCAGGAAAGACCCTGCGCTTCCCGACGGGGTCAGGAAGCCCCGACAGCGAGGGCGTCACGCTCACGGGTACGGGCTCGGCGGGTGGCGTGTTCGTGGCGAGCGAGCGGAACGGTGACGCCTCCGGCACCAGCCGTCTGTCGGTGCTCCGCTACGACGCGACCGGGACGGCGGGCACCCTCACCGCGGCCAAGGAGTGGAACCTGACCTCCGACCTGTCCTCGGTGGGGTCCAACCTCGGCTTCGAGGGCATCACCTGGGTTCCCGACGCCGCCCTGACCGGTGCCGGGTTCAAGGACGCGTCGACCGGCGCGGCCTACGACCCGGCCCGGTACGGCGCCCACACCGGCGGGGTGTTCTTCGTCGGCGTCGAGGGAACCGGCACGGTCCACGGCTATGTCCTCGCGGACTCCGGAGCCTTCACCCGGGTCGCCACCGTCAGCAGCGGGATGAGCGGGGTCATGGAGGTGCAGTGGGAGCCGGGAGCCTCCCGCCTGTGGGCGGTCTGCGACGACACGTGCGGCGGGCAGCACCGGACGCTCCAGGTGAACGCGGCCGGCGCCTTCGCCGTCACCGCGGTCTACAACCGTCCCGCCGGCATGGCGGACCTCAACAACGAGGGCTTCTCCGTGAGCGGCGCCGAGGCGTGTGCCGGTGGCTCCAAGCCGGTGTACTGGTCGGACGACAGCAACACCGGCGGTCACGCCCTGCGCAGGGGCACCATCACCTGCTGA
- a CDS encoding D-Ala-D-Ala carboxypeptidase family metallohydrolase encodes MFRRSPSFPPLRLLLSIVMIMTASLTGVMATAGAAQADGCYTWSRTLSQGTSGADVTALQVRVAGYPGYGGVLAIDGDYGPGTAAAVKRFQSAYGLAADGVAGPATFSKIYALQDDDCTPIHFTYAELNTCNTTWAGGAVSAATAKSNALRTMWKLEALRHALGDQSIRVTSGFRSQACNAAVGGASSSRHLYGDAADLGSGPHSLCLLAQQARNHGFNGILGPGYPGHSDHTHVDHRDGRFWSASSCGI; translated from the coding sequence ATGTTCCGACGCTCCCCGAGTTTTCCGCCCCTGCGCCTACTGCTCTCGATTGTCATGATCATGACTGCATCCTTGACCGGGGTGATGGCGACCGCCGGCGCCGCCCAGGCCGACGGCTGCTACACGTGGTCGCGCACCCTCTCCCAAGGCACTTCCGGCGCCGACGTCACAGCCCTGCAGGTCCGGGTGGCCGGATACCCCGGCTACGGCGGGGTGCTCGCCATCGACGGCGACTACGGACCGGGCACGGCAGCCGCCGTCAAGCGCTTCCAGAGCGCCTACGGACTCGCCGCCGACGGCGTCGCCGGACCCGCGACGTTCAGCAAGATCTACGCGCTCCAGGACGACGACTGCACCCCGATCCACTTCACCTACGCCGAACTCAACACCTGCAACACCACCTGGGCCGGAGGAGCGGTGAGCGCGGCGACCGCCAAGTCGAACGCCCTGCGCACCATGTGGAAGCTGGAGGCCCTGCGGCACGCCCTCGGCGACCAGAGCATCCGCGTCACCAGCGGCTTCCGCAGCCAGGCCTGCAACGCCGCCGTCGGCGGTGCCTCGTCGAGCCGCCACCTCTACGGAGACGCGGCCGACCTCGGCTCCGGACCGCACTCACTGTGCCTCCTCGCACAGCAGGCCCGCAACCACGGCTTCAACGGAATCCTCGGCCCGGGCTATCCGGGGCACAGCGATCACACCCACGTCGACCACCGGGACGGCCGCTTCTGGTCCGCTTCCAGCTGCGGCATCTGA